The window TCGAGGCGGGCCGGATGGAGCTCGACCCGCGCGCGGCCGACCTCCGCGCCTGGCTGGCCGACATCGCCGCCGGGACGCGGACGCGCGCCGCGGCCAAGGGGCTCGAGTTCTGGATCGAGGTCGGGCCGAACGTGCCGCGCTTCGTCGTCTTCGACGCGCTGCGCCTGCGCCAGGTGCTGCAGAACCTGCTTTCCAACGCGCTCAAGTTCACGCGCGCCGGCTGGGTCGGGGTCTCGGTCGCCATCGTCGAGCGGACGCCGCGCGAGGTCTCGCTCCGCTTCGCCGTGCAGGACACGGGGATCGGCATCCCGCGGAACAAGCAGGCGACGATCTTCGAGAGCTTCGCCCAGGCCGACGGCGGCACGACCCGCCGCTACGGCGGCACCGGCCTCGGCACGACGATCGCGCGGCGGCTGGTCGAACTGATGGGCGGGACGATGTCGCTGGAGAGCGAGGAGGGAAAGGGCAGCACCTTCTCCTTCGTCGTCTCCTTCCCGACCGCCGAGGCGGCGGCCGCGGAGGAGGAAGCGCCGGCGTCGGCCGCCGCGCCCGCGGGCGGGCGGCGCGGACGCGCGCTGCTGATCGAGGACTACGAGCCGAACCAGGAACTCGCCCGCGCCCACCTCGAGGCGGACGGGTGGACCGTGGACGCCGCCGACGGCGGCGCGATCGGGGTCGAGGCCGCCTGCGCGACGGCCTACGACCTGATCCTGATGGACGTCAGCATGCCGGACATGGACGGCTGCGAGGCGACCCGCCGGATCCGCCGCGAGGGGGCGTCGCGCGGCGCGCCGATCGTCGCCGTCACCGCGCACGCCGGCGAGGACGTGCGCCGCCGCTGCCTCGCCGCGGGGATGAACGACATCATCGCGAAGCCGATCCGCCGCGATTCGTTCCTCGCGGCCTGCGCCCGCTGGGCGGGCGCGGCGGCCGCCTCCTCGCCGCGACTCTCGCCGTCGGCCCCCGCGGGGCGGACTTCCGCCTCCGCGACGCGGCCCGCGCCGTCGGCCGCCGGGGGGCCGACTTCCTCCCCGGCGCCGGCCGAGGATGCGCCGGCGGGCGGACCGCCCGCGGCGGGCGCGCCGGCCGGCGACGCGCCGCTGGCGTGGGACCGCGGCGTGTCGGAGTTCGGCGGCGACGAAGCGCTCTTCGCGCGGATCCTGCGGCAGTTCCTGACCCGCAGCGCCGACGACGTCGCCGCGATCGAGGCCTCCGCCGCGGCTGGGGACCGGGACGCGGCGCGGGCCGTCGCGCACCGGCTCCGCGGCGGGGCGCTGAACCTGGGGGCCGACGCGCTCGGCGAGGCGGCGCGCCTCGTCGAGGAAGCGGCGGACGATCCGTCGGCGTCTTTGCCGCCTCCGGCCGCGCGGCTGCGCGAGGAGCGCGGGCGGCTGTTGCATTGGGCGGAGGACCGCCTGCACCGGGGGTGAACGATGCGGATTCTGGTCGTGGACGACGACTTCGTCGGCCGGGAGAAACTGAAGGCGATCCTCGCGCCGTACGGGGACGTGGACGCCGTTCCGGACGGCGAGGTCGCGGTGCGGATGGTCGACGCCGCGCACCGCGACGGGGCGCCGTACCACCTGGCGACGATGGACGTGAACCTGCCCGGTCTCTCGGGCGCCGGCGCCGTGGCGCAGATCCGCGTGATCGAGAAGGCGAAGGGGATCGCGGAAGGCTGCGGGACGAAGGTGCTGATGATCTCGGCGCGCGCCGACAGCGGCGCCGTCCTCTCGTCGTTCCGCTTCGGCTGCGAGGGGTACCTCGTGAAGCCGGCGACTCCGGACAACGTCGGCGCCGCGCTGGAGAAGATGGGAATCGCGCGGGTTTGAGCGCGCGCCGCGGCGCGTAGAATGGCGGCGTGACGAAGCCCGCGCGGCGGGCCGGCGCCCGCCTCGCTCCGGCCTTGTGGTTGACGGCGGACGCGGGTCTCGCGGCGCTCGTCGCGTGGCCGGCGGAGGCGCTGCTTCTCTTCCTGCTCAACCCCGACCTGCCGTTCACGCTCGGCGGCTTCGGCGCGACGATGATCGCGCTGCTGCCGCAGGCGCTGGCGATCTTCGTCCTCGCCGGGCCGCTCGCGGTGCTCTTCTTCACCACGCTGCGCGTGGGGCGGAACACGCGCCGCGGCCTGTCCGCGCGCTACGTCCTCCGCTTCGGCGCGCTCGACGCGGCGTTCCTCGCCTTCGCCGCGCTGCGGCAGTGGCAGTCGGTCGGGGAGCTGCTGCCCAGCCTCGCGCGGTCGGCCTTGGGGCTCGCCGGGACGTCCCTCGCCGTCTCGGCGGCGCTGGCGGCGGCGCTGGCCTTCGTGGACGGGCGGCGCCCGGGGTTCGTCGGCGTGCCGTGGATCCTCGCCCTCGGCGTGCTGGCGGTCATCCCGCTCGGCGTGGCCGGCGACATGCGCCGCGTGAAGCTTCCCGAGCCGCGTCCGGTCGAGGCGCCCGGGTTCGAGCCCTCGCGCCGCCTGCTGATCGTCGAGATCCCCGGCCTCGACCCCGACGACCTCGCCCAGTTCGTCGCCCGCGGCAACACCCCGGCGCTGGAGGCGCTGGCCGAGCGGGGCGCCTTCTTCAAGGTCGCCGGCGGGCCGGTCGTCGATCCGGTCGCGCTGCACGCGACGCTCGTCACCGGCCGCGACCCGCGCCGTCATCGGATCCTCGCCGGCGTGCGCTACAAGCCGGCGACGTGGGACATCGCCTTCGGCATCTTCCCGCGCGGCCTGCTGCTCCGCCCGCTGCTGCTGACGCCGTTCTGGGAGCGCGTGCCGGCGCCGGAGGGGGCGGTGCGCGCGGTGGCGCTGCCGGGGATCGCGCGGGCGCTCGGCCTCGAGGCGGCGGTCGTCGGCGATCCGCTCGGCTGGAAGGGGGACGCGGAGGCGCAGATGGTCGTGCCGCGCGCCGCGCTGCGGGCCGGCGCGGCGGTCCGCCTTCCCGGCGAGGACGCGCCGTTCGTCTGCCCGAGCCCGGCGCCGCCCGCCTTCAACCCGCCGGCCGACTCGCTGCGCTCGACCCCCGCGCTGGCCGCGGAGCTGCGCGCGAACCTCGCCGAGGACGTCTGCGCGCTCGCCGCGGGGCGCCGCCTGCTCGCGCGGAGCGCCGCCCCCGCGATCACCCTCGTCCGGCTCGCCGGATACGGCCGCACGGCGTGGCGCTTCGCGGGGTGGCGCGACGACCACCCGGCGCGCAACGCGACCGAGCAGGAGATCGCGGCCTACAAGTGGACCCTGACGCGCTACGTGCGCCTGCTCGATCCGGAGATCGGGCAGCTCGTCGACGCCGCGGGGCCGCAGGCGCTCGTGGCCGTCGTCGCGCCGCTCGGCGTCCGCCCGCGCCAGGACGTCGGCGCCGTCGGTTCCGCGCTCCTCGGCGCGACCAGCGCGACCGGCTCCTTCGCCGGCCCGCCCCCCGGCTTCGTCGTCGTCGCCGGCGAAGGCGCGCGCGCCGGCGAGCGGCTGCCGGACATCTATCCGCTGACGGCGGTGCTCCCGACGCTGCTGTGGGCGCAGGGCCTGCCCGCGGCGGAGGACATGGGGCCGATCGTGCGCGGCGCCTTCGCCCCCGCCTTCCTCGAAGCCCACCCCCTCGTCGCCCTCCCGTCCTACGACTCGCAGTAACCCCACAGTGACGCCGAGATTGTTGCGGGCGGGGCGGCGGGGAGGGCCGTCCGCGGGCGGACGGGTGTCCGGACAGTCCGTCCGTCGGCGGACGCGGGACATCGTCGGGGGGCGGGGCGGCGGCGAGGATGGGCCGCGCGCGCCGCTGTTTTCCGCGCGGCGGGGACGCGGCGCGGATCTTGCGTTCGGTTTCCGGCGTGGACCCCGACCGCCGCGCCGCCTCCGCCGTCTTCGACGGGCCGCCCCCCGGCGACCCGGCGTGGACGCCGTTCCACTGCCCGTGGGACGCCTGTCCCTCGCGCCGCGGGGCCCCGTTCCGCTGGCGCCGCCACGGCGCCTTCCGCCGCGCCGCCGCGCCCCGCCTCGTCCGGCGCTACCGCTGCCTCGCCTGCGGCCGCACCTTCTCCGACCAGACCTTCTCCGGCGCCTACTTCGCCAAGCGCCCGGAGATCCTCGCCCCGCTCGCCAACGCCCTCGTCAACGGCGCCGCCCTCCGCCAGGCCGCCCGCGGCCTCGCCTGCGCCCGCTCCACCGCCGTCCGCGCCGCCGACCGCCTCGGGCGTCTCGCCGCCCTCGCAACGGCCCGGCTCCTCGCGGGGCTCGCCGTCGCCGGGCCGGTGGCCCACGACGACTTCGTCACCTTCGC is drawn from bacterium and contains these coding sequences:
- a CDS encoding alkaline phosphatase family protein translates to MTKPARRAGARLAPALWLTADAGLAALVAWPAEALLLFLLNPDLPFTLGGFGATMIALLPQALAIFVLAGPLAVLFFTTLRVGRNTRRGLSARYVLRFGALDAAFLAFAALRQWQSVGELLPSLARSALGLAGTSLAVSAALAAALAFVDGRRPGFVGVPWILALGVLAVIPLGVAGDMRRVKLPEPRPVEAPGFEPSRRLLIVEIPGLDPDDLAQFVARGNTPALEALAERGAFFKVAGGPVVDPVALHATLVTGRDPRRHRILAGVRYKPATWDIAFGIFPRGLLLRPLLLTPFWERVPAPEGAVRAVALPGIARALGLEAAVVGDPLGWKGDAEAQMVVPRAALRAGAAVRLPGEDAPFVCPSPAPPAFNPPADSLRSTPALAAELRANLAEDVCALAAGRRLLARSAAPAITLVRLAGYGRTAWRFAGWRDDHPARNATEQEIAAYKWTLTRYVRLLDPEIGQLVDAAGPQALVAVVAPLGVRPRQDVGAVGSALLGATSATGSFAGPPPGFVVVAGEGARAGERLPDIYPLTAVLPTLLWAQGLPAAEDMGPIVRGAFAPAFLEAHPLVALPSYDSQ
- a CDS encoding response regulator, coding for MRILVVDDDFVGREKLKAILAPYGDVDAVPDGEVAVRMVDAAHRDGAPYHLATMDVNLPGLSGAGAVAQIRVIEKAKGIAEGCGTKVLMISARADSGAVLSSFRFGCEGYLVKPATPDNVGAALEKMGIARV